From a region of the Sporohalobacter salinus genome:
- a CDS encoding C-GCAxxG-C-C family protein, with amino-acid sequence MNSKQEKLVKKAREKAEEYFREGDFFCSESVLTTINELLGEEMPPEMVKLASGFPVGIGKSGCLCGAVSGGVMALGLKYGRTKPGAVMPEKCFPASADLHDYIKDEYGSNCCRVLVKDFDEFDSPERANHCIQITGEVAAWVMKRFIKDGEVK; translated from the coding sequence ATGAATTCAAAACAAGAAAAGTTAGTTAAAAAAGCAAGAGAGAAAGCGGAGGAATATTTTCGGGAAGGAGATTTTTTCTGTTCAGAATCTGTATTAACTACAATTAATGAATTATTAGGAGAAGAAATGCCGCCTGAAATGGTTAAATTAGCTTCTGGATTTCCAGTTGGTATTGGTAAATCAGGTTGTTTATGTGGAGCAGTTAGTGGTGGAGTTATGGCTTTAGGACTTAAGTATGGCAGAACTAAACCAGGGGCTGTTATGCCAGAGAAATGTTTTCCGGCTAGTGCTGATTTACATGATTATATTAAAGATGAATATGGTTCTAATTGTTGTCGAGTACTGGTTAAAGATTTTGATGAGTTTGATAGTCCAGAGCGGGCAAATCACTGTATTCAAATAACTGGTGAAGTAGCTGCTTGGGTAATGAAGAGATTTATTAAGGATGGAGAAGTAAAGTAG
- a CDS encoding rhodanese-like domain-containing protein has product MKKGILITVLVLTMIFAMNTIITADFFDWITGGSEYQYYSPKKLKQSIEENKSFFLVDIQPQEDFAKHHIKGAVGTYAYPVKSKSDKAKLDKIVPKLKQSEDEIIIVCLRGGKGAERTYKYLLSQDIKESRLYILEDGQAGWSYDQLLTDKKVGVINTEDLAAKLGADDLAVVDVRSDAAYNGWKLKGEVRGGHIKGAAQLPYSVVNKLDDKQLQAILKDKKITTNKTVVVYGYGSNKSTKVAKKLMDLGYVDVVVYRAGISTWAGNDELAMDKLVNYEKLVYPAWVNKLIKDKNNKDYKIVEVSYGGPKKYKQGHIPSAIHLNTNRIEDKPDWNIVADEKLENYLEKLGITTDTKVILYGSNSNMAASRAASTLMYAGVKDVRLLNGGLKSWQQAGYKLERKIHQPTAVDDFGAKIPVHPEYIINTPQAKKILKDPNAELVSVRSWPEYIGKTSGYSYIESKGRIAGAVWGHAGSDAYHMEHFENIDGTLRSYSQIKDMWKEWGITSDKKVSFFCGTGWRASETFFVAYLMGWEDISVYDGGWLVWSENSDNPVKYGDPHK; this is encoded by the coding sequence ATGAAGAAGGGGATATTAATCACAGTATTAGTTTTAACAATGATATTTGCAATGAACACAATAATAACTGCTGATTTTTTTGATTGGATAACTGGCGGAAGTGAATATCAATATTATTCTCCTAAAAAGCTAAAGCAAAGTATAGAGGAAAACAAATCTTTTTTCTTAGTTGATATTCAACCACAAGAGGATTTTGCGAAACATCATATTAAAGGTGCAGTTGGTACTTATGCTTATCCAGTTAAATCAAAATCAGATAAGGCTAAATTAGATAAAATAGTACCAAAGCTTAAACAGTCAGAGGATGAGATCATAATTGTTTGTCTACGTGGAGGTAAAGGAGCAGAAAGAACATATAAGTATTTATTATCCCAAGATATAAAGGAAAGTCGACTCTATATTTTAGAAGATGGTCAAGCTGGTTGGTCTTATGATCAATTATTGACTGATAAAAAAGTAGGAGTTATTAATACTGAAGATTTAGCAGCTAAATTAGGAGCAGATGATTTAGCAGTTGTTGATGTTCGTAGTGACGCTGCTTATAATGGGTGGAAATTAAAAGGAGAAGTGCGAGGTGGACATATTAAGGGAGCAGCCCAACTTCCTTATTCTGTAGTTAATAAGTTGGATGATAAACAATTACAAGCTATTTTAAAAGATAAAAAAATTACAACTAATAAAACGGTTGTAGTATATGGATATGGTAGTAATAAGAGTACTAAAGTAGCTAAAAAACTAATGGATTTAGGCTATGTAGATGTAGTTGTTTATAGAGCAGGAATTAGTACTTGGGCAGGAAATGATGAGTTAGCAATGGATAAGTTAGTTAACTATGAAAAGTTAGTTTATCCAGCTTGGGTTAATAAATTAATTAAGGATAAAAACAATAAGGATTACAAAATTGTAGAAGTAAGTTATGGCGGACCTAAAAAGTATAAGCAAGGACACATTCCTAGTGCTATTCATTTAAACACTAATAGGATTGAAGATAAGCCTGATTGGAATATTGTAGCAGATGAGAAGTTAGAAAATTATTTAGAAAAGTTAGGAATTACGACAGATACTAAAGTTATTTTATATGGAAGTAATTCTAATATGGCAGCTTCGCGAGCAGCATCGACCTTGATGTATGCTGGAGTAAAGGATGTTCGGTTATTAAATGGTGGTTTAAAATCTTGGCAGCAGGCAGGTTATAAACTAGAAAGGAAGATTCATCAACCAACTGCTGTAGATGATTTTGGTGCTAAAATTCCAGTTCATCCTGAGTATATTATTAATACGCCACAGGCTAAAAAAATTCTTAAAGATCCAAATGCAGAATTGGTAAGTGTTAGAAGCTGGCCCGAATATATTGGTAAAACGAGCGGATATAGTTATATTGAATCTAAAGGACGAATTGCTGGAGCAGTATGGGGGCATGCTGGTTCTGATGCTTATCATATGGAACATTTTGAAAATATAGATGGTACATTAAGAAGTTATTCTCAAATTAAAGATATGTGGAAAGAATGGGGGATTACTTCTGATAAAAAAGTTAGCTTTTTCTGTGGAACTGGTTGGAGAGCAAGTGAAACTTTCTTTGTTGCTTATTTAATGGGGTGGGAAGATATTAGTGTTTATGATGGTGGCTGGTTAGTATGGAGTGAAAATTCTGATAATCCTGTTAAATATGGTGACCCACACAAGTAA
- a CDS encoding double-cubane-cluster-containing anaerobic reductase — protein MKKHYDMWEELGMDLDKHDEFLEPLPEVYGDLFVSQENRPEAMEYYDFVVGDIHGIRVKELMEEKEQGNPVISSFCVFVPDELVTAAGGASIGLCAGAPFPVQRGEKELGSSDLCPLIKSSIGFKMDKICPYFEVSDFVVGETTCDGKKKAWEILDKEIPTYVMELPQTKSEAAHELWKSEVNRFKEYIEDTSGREIKAEKVAEAIELINKKRDVLQRLYDTRKVDPAPISGKDALLITQLAFFDDPERFIEKTSALCDELEKRIEAGEGVAKEGAPRILIAGTPMPLPSWKIHSLIEGNGGIVVCEETCTGTRYFEAKVPEDGETLEEQIDNLAKRGMNINCACFTPNEDRVDDILRLADEYDVDGVIYYNLQFCQTYNMEYNKIAEALKEENIPVTQIESDFSDSDTGQLNTRIEAFLEMIQG, from the coding sequence ATGAAAAAACATTATGATATGTGGGAAGAATTAGGAATGGATTTGGACAAGCATGATGAATTTTTAGAACCATTACCAGAAGTATATGGCGATTTATTTGTTAGTCAAGAGAATCGACCAGAGGCAATGGAATATTATGATTTTGTAGTTGGAGATATTCATGGTATTAGAGTTAAAGAACTTATGGAAGAAAAAGAACAGGGGAATCCTGTTATTTCATCTTTTTGTGTGTTTGTCCCAGATGAACTAGTTACTGCTGCTGGTGGAGCCAGTATAGGTCTTTGTGCAGGAGCTCCATTTCCAGTACAAAGAGGTGAAAAAGAATTAGGAAGTAGTGACCTTTGTCCATTGATTAAATCTTCTATTGGATTTAAAATGGATAAGATTTGTCCTTATTTTGAAGTATCAGACTTTGTAGTAGGAGAAACAACTTGTGATGGTAAGAAAAAGGCTTGGGAAATATTAGATAAAGAAATTCCGACTTATGTAATGGAATTACCACAAACAAAGTCAGAGGCTGCTCATGAATTATGGAAGTCAGAAGTTAATCGTTTCAAAGAATATATTGAGGATACTAGTGGTAGAGAAATTAAGGCAGAAAAAGTAGCTGAAGCTATTGAATTAATTAATAAAAAACGTGATGTTTTACAGAGATTATATGATACTAGAAAAGTAGATCCAGCACCTATTAGCGGAAAAGATGCATTATTAATTACTCAGTTAGCTTTCTTTGATGATCCAGAGCGATTTATTGAAAAGACTAGTGCTCTTTGTGATGAGTTAGAAAAAAGAATTGAAGCTGGAGAAGGTGTAGCAAAAGAGGGAGCTCCTAGAATTTTAATTGCTGGTACTCCGATGCCTTTACCTAGCTGGAAAATTCATAGCTTGATTGAAGGAAATGGTGGGATTGTTGTTTGTGAAGAGACATGTACAGGAACTCGTTATTTTGAAGCAAAAGTACCAGAAGATGGTGAAACTTTAGAAGAACAAATAGATAACTTGGCTAAAAGAGGTATGAACATTAATTGTGCTTGCTTTACTCCTAATGAAGATCGAGTTGATGATATATTACGGTTGGCTGATGAGTATGATGTTGATGGAGTAATTTATTATAACTTACAATTCTGTCAAACTTATAATATGGAATATAATAAAATTGCTGAGGCTTTAAAAGAAGAAAATATCCCAGTTACTCAAATTGAAAGTGATTTTAGTGATAGTGATACTGGGCAGTTAAATACTAGAATTGAAGCTTTCTTAGAGATGATTCAAGGTTAA
- a CDS encoding CehA/McbA family metallohydrolase, whose protein sequence is MLIDTHMHESKYSHDSEVSLEEIVTKAKDIGLDGVCMTDHESNQIKKEAAELAKKEDFLIIVGAEVLTYEGDLLVFGLDELPKRKMHAQELIDIVNENGGVTISAHPFRNNGRGMGEKIRELRGLAGIETFNGSTKPENNSKAYKLALELGIPCFGGSDTHVIERVGKFATAFSGRVSNMEDFITAIKEGRVSPVSYTNNMFKAKEQEKVS, encoded by the coding sequence GTGTTAATTGATACTCATATGCATGAAAGTAAATATTCCCATGATAGTGAAGTTTCCCTAGAGGAGATAGTCACAAAAGCTAAAGATATTGGATTAGATGGAGTTTGTATGACAGATCATGAAAGTAATCAAATAAAGAAAGAAGCTGCTGAATTAGCTAAAAAAGAGGATTTTTTAATTATAGTAGGAGCTGAAGTTCTTACATATGAAGGAGATTTATTGGTTTTCGGTTTGGATGAACTTCCAAAAAGAAAGATGCATGCTCAGGAATTAATAGATATAGTCAATGAAAATGGTGGAGTTACTATTAGTGCTCATCCTTTTCGAAATAACGGAAGGGGAATGGGGGAAAAGATTAGAGAATTAAGAGGTTTAGCAGGAATAGAAACTTTTAATGGTAGTACTAAACCTGAAAATAACTCTAAAGCTTATAAGTTGGCTTTAGAGTTAGGTATTCCTTGCTTTGGGGGAAGTGATACTCATGTAATAGAAAGGGTAGGAAAGTTTGCTACGGCTTTTTCTGGTAGAGTTAGTAATATGGAGGATTTTATTACTGCTATAAAAGAAGGGCGAGTATCTCCGGTTAGTTATACTAATAATATGTTCAAAGCCAAGGAACAAGAAAAAGTTAGCTAA
- a CDS encoding Hsp20 family protein produces the protein MFDLAPFGRRRRRPADSSSEGTVDIFDRVESNLLNDFMSLSNTGFRTDIKETEEEYIIEAELPGLDKEDITLEVDGDSLVISANNEETIEEEREGYLRKERKVGRFQRSFRLDNVNEDGIEADYENGLLTVTLPKEEPGSTETRTIDIN, from the coding sequence GTGTTTGATCTAGCACCTTTTGGTAGGCGAAGAAGAAGACCTGCTGATAGCTCTTCTGAAGGAACAGTTGATATCTTTGACAGAGTTGAGTCTAATTTATTAAATGATTTTATGAGTTTAAGTAATACCGGTTTTAGAACAGATATTAAGGAAACAGAAGAAGAGTATATTATTGAAGCTGAACTTCCTGGTTTGGATAAAGAAGATATAACTCTAGAAGTAGATGGAGATTCTTTAGTCATTTCAGCTAATAACGAAGAAACAATTGAGGAAGAAAGAGAAGGTTACCTGCGTAAGGAAAGAAAAGTAGGTAGATTCCAAAGAAGCTTTAGATTAGATAATGTTAATGAAGATGGGATTGAAGCAGATTATGAAAATGGTCTATTAACAGTAACCTTGCCTAAAGAAGAACCAGGCAGTACTGAAACACGGACAATAGATATTAATTAA